Proteins encoded within one genomic window of Glycine soja cultivar W05 chromosome 1, ASM419377v2, whole genome shotgun sequence:
- the LOC114414796 gene encoding uncharacterized protein LOC114414796 — protein sequence MEFEDRFRHQVQRPKYDCLLFDLDDTLYPLKSGLAKSCLQNIKHYMVEKLGIDPSKIDDLSNLLYKNYGTTMAGLRAIGYDFDYDEYHSFVHGRLPYENLKPDPVLRNLLLSLPYRKLIFTNADKVHAAKALSRLGLEDCFEGIICFETLNPIHKSTVSDDEDDIEFVGSRTTNPTTCNGSGTSQIFDIIGHFAQPNPGAVLPKTPIVCKPSENAIELAIKIANLNPQRTLFFEDSTRNIQAGKRVGLHTVLVGTSQRCKGADYALESIHNLREAVPELWEADIKSEVAYPGKLAVETSVTA from the exons ATGGAGTTCGAGGACCGCTTCAGACACCAGGTTCAGAGACCAAAATATGATTGCCTTCTTTTTG ATTTAGATGACACTTTGTATCCTCTCAAATCTGGTCTGGCAAAATCATGTCTCCAAAATATTAAAC ACTACATGGTTGAGAAGCTTGGCATAGACCCTAGCAAAATTGATGACCTGTCCAACCTCCTTTACAAGAATTATGGAACTACTATGGCTGGTCTAAGG GCAATTGGATATGACTTTGACTATGATGAATATCATAG CTTTGTTCATGGGAGATTACCTTATGAGAACCTAAAACCAGACCCAGTTCTGAGGAACCTGTTGCTGAGCCTACCCTATAGGAAACTT ATCTTCACAAACGCAGACAAAGTCCACGCGGCTAAGGCGCTTAGCAGGCTTGGATTAGAAGACTGCTTTGAAGGAATCATATGCTTTGAGACCCTTAATCCTATCCACAAGAGCACTGTttctgatgatgaagatgatatTGAGTTTGTGGGTTCAAGGACCACCAATCCTACCACTTGTAATGGTTCAGGCACCTCTCAAATCTTTGACATTATAGGGCATTTTGCTCAGCCCAATCCCGGTGCAGTCCTGCCAAAGACACCAATTGTTTGCAAGCCATCAGAAAATGCCATTGAATTGGCCATCAAGATAGCCAACCTTAACCCACAAAGAACT TTGTTCTTTGAGGACAGTACCCGCAACATACAAGCTGGAAAACGTGTGGGGCTTCACACTGTGCTG GTTGGTACATCACAAAGATGTAAAGGAGCAGATTATGCCTTGGAAAGCATTCACAACCTTAGGGAGGCTGTGCCTGAACTATGGGAGGCTGATATAAAATCAGAAGTTGCATACCCTGGAAAGCTAGCTGTGGAGACATCTGTCACTGCTTGA